In the Nerophis ophidion isolate RoL-2023_Sa linkage group LG01, RoL_Noph_v1.0, whole genome shotgun sequence genome, one interval contains:
- the LOC133554267 gene encoding oocyte zinc finger protein XlCOF6.1-like isoform X1 has protein sequence MATSCQRESERESAPPTSSKSPTEIKTKTEEKVERDVQQLMGNPEEVSPQSGGSSTLKQETPQPPCIKKEEEELCITQEGECLLGREEADYTKFPLTIVSVKTEDDEEKPQVDNLLAPLSDSEAEDEVEVTLSSDTDCEGDMRTHTDNKHSECSTKKTGKKCLSCSVCAKNFTNKSLLTEHMKTHTGEKPFSCSVCAKSFSVKCYMTQHLRTHTGEKPFICSVCGKGFSQNSHLTRHMRTHTGEKTFKCSICGKCFSQNSSVIQHMRIHTGEKTFNCSVCEKSFSRNSILTKHMTTHTGEKTIICSVCGKSFSQNSDLTKHMTTHTGEKPFNCSVCGKSFSQNCSLTHHMRTHTGEKPFNCSVCDKSFSRKSSLTQHMRTHTGEKPFSCSVCCKRFPHKADAVKHTRTHNGK, from the coding sequence acgtccagcagctgatgggtaatccagaagaagtttcccctcagtcaggggggagctccactttgaagcaggagactccacaaccaccctgcattaaaaaggaagaggaggaactctgcatcactcaggagggagagtgtcttctaggacgagaggaagctgattacaccaagtttccactgactattgtctctgtgaagactgaagatgatgaagagaaaccacaagtagacaacctcttagctccactatcagatagtgaggctgaagacgaggttgaagtaactttgagcagcgatacagactgtgaaggtgatatgaggactcacactgacaacaaacactctgaatgctctacaaagaagACAGGTAAAAAATGTTTGAGCTGCTCGGTTTGTGCTAAAAATTTTACTAACAAGAGCcttttgactgaacacatgaaaacacacacaggtgaaaaaccatttagttgttcagtttgtgctAAAAGCTTTTCTGTTAAGTGCTATATGACTCAACacttgagaacacacacaggtgaaaaaccatttatttgttcagtttgtggcaaaggcttttctcaaaatagccatttgactcgacacatgagaacacacacaggtgaaaaaacatttaaatgttcAATTTGTGGCAAATGCTTTTCTCAAAATAGCTCTGTGATtcaacacatgagaatacacacaggtgaaaaaacatttaattgttcagtttgtgagaAAAGCTTTTCTCGAAATAGCATTTTGACtaaacacatgacaacacacacaggagaaaaaacaattatttgttcggtttgtggtaaaagcttttctcaaaatagcGATTTGACtaaacacatgacaacacacacaggtgaaaaaccatttaattgttcagtttgtggcaaaagcttttctcaaaattgCTCGTTGACTcaccacatgagaacacacacaggtgaaaaaccatttaattgttcagtttgtgacaaaagcttttctcgaaaaagctctttgactcaacacatgagaacacacacaggtgaaaaaccatttagttgttcagtgtgctGTAAAAGGTTCCCACATAAAGCAGACGCAGTAaaacacacaagaacacacaatGGAAAATGA
- the LOC133554267 gene encoding gastrula zinc finger protein XlCGF17.1-like isoform X2 — protein MGNPEEVSPQSGGSSTLKQETPQPPCIKKEEEELCITQEGECLLGREEADYTKFPLTIVSVKTEDDEEKPQVDNLLAPLSDSEAEDEVEVTLSSDTDCEGDMRTHTDNKHSECSTKKTGKKCLSCSVCAKNFTNKSLLTEHMKTHTGEKPFSCSVCAKSFSVKCYMTQHLRTHTGEKPFICSVCGKGFSQNSHLTRHMRTHTGEKTFKCSICGKCFSQNSSVIQHMRIHTGEKTFNCSVCEKSFSRNSILTKHMTTHTGEKTIICSVCGKSFSQNSDLTKHMTTHTGEKPFNCSVCGKSFSQNCSLTHHMRTHTGEKPFNCSVCDKSFSRKSSLTQHMRTHTGEKPFSCSVCCKRFPHKADAVKHTRTHNGK, from the coding sequence atgggtaatccagaagaagtttcccctcagtcaggggggagctccactttgaagcaggagactccacaaccaccctgcattaaaaaggaagaggaggaactctgcatcactcaggagggagagtgtcttctaggacgagaggaagctgattacaccaagtttccactgactattgtctctgtgaagactgaagatgatgaagagaaaccacaagtagacaacctcttagctccactatcagatagtgaggctgaagacgaggttgaagtaactttgagcagcgatacagactgtgaaggtgatatgaggactcacactgacaacaaacactctgaatgctctacaaagaagACAGGTAAAAAATGTTTGAGCTGCTCGGTTTGTGCTAAAAATTTTACTAACAAGAGCcttttgactgaacacatgaaaacacacacaggtgaaaaaccatttagttgttcagtttgtgctAAAAGCTTTTCTGTTAAGTGCTATATGACTCAACacttgagaacacacacaggtgaaaaaccatttatttgttcagtttgtggcaaaggcttttctcaaaatagccatttgactcgacacatgagaacacacacaggtgaaaaaacatttaaatgttcAATTTGTGGCAAATGCTTTTCTCAAAATAGCTCTGTGATtcaacacatgagaatacacacaggtgaaaaaacatttaattgttcagtttgtgagaAAAGCTTTTCTCGAAATAGCATTTTGACtaaacacatgacaacacacacaggagaaaaaacaattatttgttcggtttgtggtaaaagcttttctcaaaatagcGATTTGACtaaacacatgacaacacacacaggtgaaaaaccatttaattgttcagtttgtggcaaaagcttttctcaaaattgCTCGTTGACTcaccacatgagaacacacacaggtgaaaaaccatttaattgttcagtttgtgacaaaagcttttctcgaaaaagctctttgactcaacacatgagaacacacacaggtgaaaaaccatttagttgttcagtgtgctGTAAAAGGTTCCCACATAAAGCAGACGCAGTAaaacacacaagaacacacaatGGAAAATGA